The proteins below come from a single Candidatus Binatus sp. genomic window:
- a CDS encoding transposase: MFEQMYSEVGRPSIPPERLLKASLLMALYTVRSERLLCEQLDYNLLFRWFLDLNWDEPGFDHSTF, from the coding sequence TTGTTCGAGCAGATGTACAGTGAAGTGGGCCGGCCCTCGATTCCGCCGGAGCGGTTGCTGAAGGCCTCGCTGTTGATGGCGCTGTACACGGTGCGCAGCGAGCGGCTGTTGTGCGAGCAGTTGGACTACAACCTGTTGTTCCGCTGGTTCCTGGATCTGAACTGGGACGAGCCGGGCTTCGACCACTCGACCTTT
- a CDS encoding ATP-binding protein produces the protein MNSEKRNPGDPIENLAIGKIIEVDGSHVIAELDSGLTELSRVYAGEAYPIGQFGSIVRIHFGRRLIYALVGRLRMKAEYEAERGLAPNASPDERIVEADLFGEGEWTSDAAGKPRLKFERGVATYPLPQQTVYLTPKSELRFIYGHGTGSVIRLGEHVGSGGAPCFADMNELLGKHTAVLGSTGSGKSGAVAAIIHSILERGKEAGYASWTPQIVILDPHNEYGKAFPEKDCKRLSTDEGTLSLPYWLLDLDETIGLLLGKTEHAATSQSNIVKNALLTARMTAARDTLHLDPMKLTVDSPIPYIIGDPSGLDVFGELGGTKYGIGFVGAINAQRPANKNKNDHEDYNKVLRKLDSLIKDERLAFMMRPWDGANDPFPGVLSQLLGDGGPLRIVDVSGVPNEVAGTASAAIARTLFSLKVWQTVPEREASPVLLVCEEAHRYVPNSGAAQYEAAQEAIRRVAKEGRKYGIGLMLVSQRPSEVEATVLSQCNSWIVLRITNESDREHVRGMLPDSMAGLTKMLSGLRRQEAIFVGQAAMLPSRIMIRDLSPDQLPKSNDIDFDKGWQSAAMSEEQIKVVANRWRYQKR, from the coding sequence ATGAACAGCGAGAAACGCAATCCAGGCGATCCGATTGAGAACTTGGCCATCGGCAAGATCATTGAAGTAGACGGATCTCACGTCATTGCCGAATTGGACTCCGGTCTGACGGAGCTGTCGCGTGTCTATGCGGGCGAGGCCTATCCGATCGGCCAATTCGGTTCGATCGTTCGCATCCACTTCGGGCGTCGCCTGATCTACGCGCTTGTCGGTCGGCTCAGAATGAAAGCAGAGTACGAAGCCGAGCGCGGTCTGGCGCCCAACGCCTCGCCGGATGAGAGGATCGTCGAGGCCGACTTGTTTGGGGAGGGCGAGTGGACCTCGGACGCCGCCGGCAAACCAAGGTTGAAGTTCGAACGTGGCGTGGCGACCTATCCCTTGCCGCAGCAGACCGTGTATCTCACACCAAAGTCGGAACTGCGCTTCATCTATGGGCACGGGACAGGGTCGGTTATTCGCCTCGGCGAGCACGTCGGGTCGGGCGGTGCGCCGTGCTTTGCGGATATGAACGAACTACTCGGCAAGCACACTGCGGTGCTCGGTTCGACCGGGTCCGGTAAGTCCGGTGCGGTTGCAGCGATTATTCACAGCATTCTTGAACGGGGAAAGGAGGCGGGCTACGCGAGTTGGACACCGCAGATTGTCATTCTCGATCCGCATAACGAGTACGGCAAAGCGTTCCCCGAGAAGGATTGTAAGCGCCTTTCAACTGATGAAGGTACGCTCTCGCTCCCGTACTGGCTGTTAGACCTAGACGAAACGATCGGTCTCTTGCTCGGGAAGACTGAACACGCGGCTACCTCGCAATCGAACATCGTAAAGAACGCGCTACTTACGGCGCGAATGACCGCAGCGAGGGACACGCTGCATCTTGACCCCATGAAACTCACTGTTGATTCGCCGATTCCTTACATCATTGGCGATCCTTCAGGGCTAGATGTGTTCGGTGAACTCGGCGGAACAAAATACGGGATCGGTTTTGTTGGCGCAATAAACGCACAGAGGCCGGCCAACAAGAACAAGAATGATCATGAAGACTACAACAAGGTTTTGCGTAAGCTCGACTCTCTTATCAAAGACGAGCGACTCGCGTTCATGATGAGGCCGTGGGACGGTGCGAACGATCCGTTTCCGGGTGTGCTGAGCCAGCTATTAGGGGATGGAGGGCCGCTGCGAATCGTCGACGTGTCGGGCGTGCCAAATGAAGTCGCAGGTACTGCAAGCGCTGCTATTGCGCGTACCCTTTTTTCGCTCAAGGTTTGGCAAACAGTTCCTGAGCGCGAAGCGAGTCCCGTCCTGCTCGTCTGTGAAGAGGCCCATCGTTACGTGCCAAACAGCGGAGCAGCTCAATACGAGGCGGCGCAAGAAGCCATCCGGAGAGTCGCGAAGGAGGGTCGCAAGTACGGCATTGGTTTGATGTTGGTGTCGCAACGCCCGAGCGAGGTTGAGGCAACCGTCTTGTCCCAGTGCAACTCCTGGATAGTGCTCCGAATTACGAATGAGTCAGATAGAGAGCACGTCCGCGGGATGCTCCCTGACTCGATGGCGGGGCTCACAAAGATGCTCTCTGGCCTGCGGCGACAAGAAGCGATCTTTGTGGGGCAGGCGGCAATGCTGCCCTCGCGCATCATGATCAGAGACCTTTCGCCCGATCAGCTTCCCAAGTCGAACGACATCGACTTCGACAAGGGATGGCAGAGCGCCGCGATGTCCGAAGAACAGATCAAGGTCGTGGCAAATCGCTGGCGGTATCAAAAGCGATGA